One Campylobacter lari DNA segment encodes these proteins:
- the aroQ gene encoding type II 3-dehydroquinate dehydratase codes for MKVMVIQGPNINMLGVRETHIYGNMKMEDIHEQMKQAAKQANVEIEFFQSNFEGELVDKIQECLGSVDGVIINAAAYAHTSIAIRDAIAAINMPVIEVHISNTYRREEFRQKSMIAPVCAGSVVGFGPFGYHMALMGLFQIFDQINAYKAAQAKAQQANQ; via the coding sequence ATGAAAGTTATGGTAATACAAGGACCAAACATCAATATGCTTGGTGTGAGAGAAACTCATATTTATGGCAATATGAAAATGGAAGATATCCATGAGCAAATGAAACAAGCTGCAAAACAAGCTAATGTAGAGATTGAGTTTTTTCAAAGCAATTTTGAAGGTGAGCTAGTTGATAAAATTCAAGAATGCTTAGGTAGTGTAGATGGAGTGATTATTAATGCAGCTGCTTATGCACACACTTCTATAGCAATCCGCGATGCGATTGCAGCGATTAATATGCCTGTGATTGAAGTGCATATTAGCAATACTTACAGAAGAGAAGAATTCAGACAAAAAAGCATGATAGCACCAGTTTGCGCAGGTAGTGTGGTAGGTTTTGGTCCTTTTGGTTATCATATGGCTTTAATGGGACTTTTTCAAATTTTTGATCAAATCAATGCATATAAAGCAGCTCAAGCAAAAGCACAACAAGCAAATCAATGA
- a CDS encoding M24 family metallopeptidase, with amino-acid sequence MNFILKNENALFYECGYSCDNALFLKLEDEAFFITDARYSFEASEMIKNAKVVLAQDLFASARELLEKAEIDKICFDPKDFSYFEFKELSKSANVVFEEKLDLSKNKRIIKNAKELQLLQKAVNFGKECFEEFANFISQEGYGKSEKELHFKACEIFQKKGALGLSFSPIVAINENAAKAHALPSDKCLEYGDLLLVDAGVVYQRYCSDRTRTACFDESGIVFDKNKPNFKDKEIMQIYEVVKQAQLQAIEKARVGMMASELDFIAREVIKNAGFEKEFIHSLGHGVGLDIHELPNISPRSDYELKEGMVFTIEPGIYIKDKLGIRIEDMVYLDKEKAVVL; translated from the coding sequence ATGAATTTTATCTTAAAAAACGAAAATGCACTTTTTTATGAGTGTGGCTATTCTTGTGATAATGCTTTGTTTTTAAAGCTTGAAGATGAAGCATTTTTCATCACTGATGCAAGATATAGCTTTGAAGCTAGCGAAATGATAAAAAATGCTAAGGTAGTTTTAGCACAAGATCTTTTTGCTAGTGCTAGAGAGCTTTTAGAAAAAGCAGAAATTGATAAAATATGTTTTGACCCAAAAGACTTTAGCTATTTTGAATTTAAAGAACTTAGTAAAAGTGCAAATGTCGTTTTTGAAGAAAAATTAGACTTGAGTAAAAACAAACGCATTATAAAAAACGCTAAAGAATTGCAACTTCTGCAAAAGGCTGTAAATTTTGGTAAAGAATGTTTTGAAGAATTTGCTAATTTTATCAGCCAAGAAGGTTATGGAAAAAGTGAAAAAGAATTGCATTTTAAAGCATGTGAAATTTTTCAAAAAAAAGGCGCTTTAGGACTTTCTTTTTCGCCTATTGTAGCTATTAATGAAAATGCGGCTAAAGCACACGCTTTACCTAGTGATAAATGTTTAGAATATGGAGATTTGTTATTAGTTGATGCGGGTGTGGTTTATCAAAGGTATTGTTCTGATCGTACAAGAACGGCTTGTTTTGATGAGAGTGGTATAGTATTTGATAAAAATAAGCCAAATTTTAAAGATAAAGAAATTATGCAAATTTATGAAGTGGTTAAGCAAGCCCAACTTCAAGCTATTGAAAAAGCACGTGTTGGTATGATGGCAAGTGAGCTTGATTTTATCGCAAGAGAAGTGATTAAAAACGCAGGTTTTGAAAAAGAATTTATTCATAGTTTAGGACATGGAGTGGGGCTTGATATACATGAGTTGCCAAACATTAGTCCAAGAAGTGATTATGAACTAAAAGAGGGTATGGTATTTACCATTGAACCTGGAATTTATATCAAAGATAAACTTGGTATTAGAATAGAAGACATGGTCTATCTTGATAAAGAAAAGGCGGTGGTGTTATAA
- the folK gene encoding 2-amino-4-hydroxy-6-hydroxymethyldihydropteridine diphosphokinase codes for MLIKGARRLEKIRFFPFYSKADKKGKYIAIIGLGSNIEDEKKRFRSLFRLLMQDKRLQVLQTSPFLINKAFGFEEQKDFTNAVMVVSTSLHARALLKVLFFYEFKFKRKRTFKNAPRTLDLDLLYFSKKARKDEYCTVPHVGVNDRISVTLPLGLLR; via the coding sequence TTGCTGATTAAAGGAGCTAGAAGGTTAGAAAAAATTCGTTTTTTTCCTTTTTATTCAAAGGCAGATAAAAAAGGAAAATACATAGCCATTATAGGACTTGGAAGCAATATAGAAGATGAAAAAAAACGCTTTCGGAGTTTATTTAGGCTTTTAATGCAAGATAAACGCTTGCAAGTATTGCAAACATCGCCATTTTTGATTAATAAAGCTTTTGGCTTTGAAGAGCAAAAAGACTTTACTAATGCAGTGATGGTTGTAAGCACAAGTTTGCACGCAAGAGCACTTTTAAAAGTTTTGTTTTTTTATGAGTTTAAATTCAAAAGAAAAAGAACTTTTAAAAATGCTCCTAGAACGCTTGATTTGGATTTGTTGTATTTTTCAAAAAAAGCGCGTAAAGATGAGTATTGCACAGTGCCTCATGTGGGGGTAAATGATAGAATTAGCGTAACTTTGCCTTTGGGCTTGTTAAGATAA
- the flhF gene encoding flagellar biosynthesis protein FlhF, producing the protein MGQLIHTFTVESTDEIIPKVKQDYGDKALIVTNKQIRPKTINQKPLYEVIVAIEEADYEEHLKQNNLPMPPKKKPNTASFPEAKIQAPKFEDEKKEEDIVLDFSSKAKQKPINPYLNTSKKDDNFLNLKNKLSQVSSEISKVSNYQDFSMPNPNYDKKIEAFEKQMNKLNDKMNLLVDMMWDDKADLRKELAIPPEFASIYKQAKASGMQEAHLEAIMKATIENMPSTMKANQEAVQRYFYSLLRNMLPCRLESEIKKQKIMMLVGPTGVGKTTTLAKLAFRYAYGDRRYKTGIITLDTYRIGAVEQLFQYAKMMKLPIIDSIEPNDLDDAIRSLNTCEVILVDTTGNSQYDKAKLEKTKEFLSHSNAQIDVNLVLSANTKYEDLLETYNNFSFLNIDTLIITKFDETKVFGNVFSLLYETSTPMSFFSIGQEVPDDIEVANSDFLVRCVLEGFRRDENE; encoded by the coding sequence ATGGGACAATTGATTCATACTTTTACAGTTGAAAGCACAGATGAGATTATACCTAAGGTTAAGCAAGATTATGGCGATAAAGCTTTGATAGTAACTAATAAGCAAATTCGTCCAAAAACCATCAATCAAAAGCCTTTGTATGAGGTTATAGTAGCGATTGAAGAAGCTGATTATGAAGAGCATTTAAAACAAAACAATTTACCTATGCCACCAAAGAAAAAACCAAACACAGCAAGTTTTCCTGAGGCTAAAATTCAAGCTCCAAAATTTGAAGATGAAAAAAAAGAAGAAGATATAGTGCTTGATTTTTCTTCAAAAGCTAAGCAAAAACCTATTAATCCTTATTTAAATACAAGCAAAAAAGATGATAATTTTTTAAATTTAAAAAACAAACTTTCTCAAGTTAGTTCAGAAATTAGCAAGGTTTCAAACTATCAAGATTTTTCTATGCCAAATCCAAATTATGATAAAAAAATTGAAGCCTTTGAAAAGCAAATGAATAAGCTTAATGATAAAATGAATTTGCTTGTGGATATGATGTGGGATGATAAGGCAGATTTACGCAAAGAATTAGCTATACCACCTGAGTTTGCAAGTATTTATAAGCAAGCTAAGGCAAGTGGTATGCAAGAAGCGCATTTAGAAGCGATTATGAAAGCAACTATTGAAAATATGCCAAGCACTATGAAAGCAAATCAAGAAGCAGTGCAAAGGTATTTTTACTCACTTTTGCGTAATATGCTTCCATGTCGTTTAGAAAGTGAAATTAAAAAGCAAAAAATCATGATGTTAGTAGGCCCAACAGGAGTGGGTAAAACTACTACTTTAGCTAAACTTGCTTTTCGTTATGCTTATGGAGATAGACGCTATAAAACCGGTATTATAACTCTTGATACTTATAGAATAGGCGCAGTAGAGCAACTTTTCCAATATGCTAAGATGATGAAACTTCCTATTATTGATAGTATAGAGCCAAATGACTTAGATGATGCGATTAGAAGTTTAAATACTTGTGAGGTTATTTTAGTAGATACAACCGGAAATTCACAGTATGATAAAGCAAAACTTGAAAAAACAAAAGAATTTTTATCGCATTCTAATGCACAAATTGATGTAAATTTGGTACTTTCAGCAAATACAAAATATGAAGATTTATTAGAAACTTATAATAATTTTTCATTTTTAAATATAGATACTTTAATCATTACCAAATTTGATGAAACAAAAGTATTTGGAAATGTATTTTCTTTACTTTATGAAACTAGCACTCCGATGAGCTTTTTTTCCATAGGTCAAGAAGTGCCTGATGATATAGAAGTGGCTAATAGTGACTTTTTAGTGCGTTGTGTGTTAGAAGGTTTTAGAAGGGATGAAAATGAGTAA
- the flhG gene encoding flagella biosynthesis ATPase FlhG: MSNQAEKLKDLVKNENSNVKHTHFIAVTSGKGGVGKSTFSANLGNILAKNGYKVGLFDADIGLANLDVILNVRVEKNLLHVLKGECSLEDILIEVKPNLWLIPGESGDEILKYNDKNIYERFLNQTSILDDLDFLIIDTGAGIGGNIGNFLEMSDEVIVITVPDPAAITDAYATIKTTSKTKENLLMVFNVVKNENEALRIFDNIKKVADINIKHSLNLEFLGFLGQSKDISSSIKKRTLFSDDDTNASDELKAIASKLLYRLEQKVLNNVGDKSIMSFFKKLLDRF; the protein is encoded by the coding sequence ATGAGTAATCAAGCAGAAAAATTAAAAGATCTAGTGAAAAATGAAAACTCAAATGTAAAACATACTCATTTTATCGCAGTTACTAGCGGTAAAGGTGGGGTTGGAAAAAGTACTTTTAGCGCAAATTTGGGCAACATCCTAGCTAAAAATGGTTATAAAGTAGGGCTTTTTGATGCAGATATAGGGCTTGCAAATTTAGATGTGATTTTAAATGTGCGTGTGGAAAAAAACCTTTTACATGTTTTGAAAGGCGAATGCTCGCTAGAAGATATTTTAATAGAAGTAAAGCCAAATTTATGGCTTATCCCAGGTGAGAGTGGCGATGAAATTTTAAAATACAATGATAAAAACATTTATGAGAGATTTTTGAATCAAACAAGTATTTTAGATGATTTAGACTTTTTAATCATTGATACAGGAGCAGGTATAGGTGGTAATATAGGAAATTTCTTAGAAATGTCTGATGAGGTTATTGTTATCACTGTGCCTGATCCTGCCGCGATTACCGATGCTTATGCTACTATTAAAACCACTTCAAAAACTAAAGAGAATTTATTAATGGTGTTTAATGTTGTTAAAAACGAAAATGAGGCTTTGAGAATTTTTGATAATATTAAAAAAGTAGCAGATATTAACATTAAGCATAGTTTAAATTTAGAATTTTTAGGATTTTTAGGTCAAAGTAAAGATATTAGTTCTAGTATTAAAAAAAGAACTTTATTTAGTGATGATGACACTAATGCAAGTGATGAGCTAAAAGCCATAGCTTCTAAGCTTTTGTATAGGTTGGAACAAAAAGTGCTTAATAATGTGGGAGATAAAAGCATTATGAGTTTTTTCAAAAAGCTTTTGGATCGTTTTTAG
- a CDS encoding RNA polymerase sigma factor FliA: MQPHNAYASTLKKEQDDLVISYMPALRAMAFRLKERLPASIDVNDLISIGVEEMIKLSRRYDKEQNDNFWGFARKRVNGAMLDYLRSLDVMSRSNRKIIKDIDAIIDEFYQENEKEPDDEYLAQRLNLEVEKVKEARAAHAISLVMPLDEQLNCFNDSNIIEQIEKEELIEKINAVLEEFKEREKLVIQLYYYEELNLKEIAEILEISESRISQIHKRLLKKIRERLV, from the coding sequence ATGCAGCCGCATAATGCCTATGCTTCTACGCTAAAAAAAGAACAAGATGACTTAGTCATCTCTTATATGCCAGCATTAAGAGCTATGGCTTTTAGGCTTAAAGAGCGTTTGCCTGCTAGTATTGATGTAAATGATTTAATTAGTATTGGCGTAGAAGAGATGATCAAACTCTCACGCCGTTATGATAAAGAACAAAATGATAATTTTTGGGGTTTTGCAAGAAAAAGAGTTAATGGGGCTATGCTTGATTATCTAAGAAGCCTTGATGTGATGAGCAGAAGCAATAGGAAAATCATCAAAGATATTGATGCTATTATAGATGAGTTTTATCAAGAAAATGAAAAAGAACCTGATGATGAATATTTAGCGCAAAGACTAAATTTAGAAGTAGAAAAGGTAAAAGAAGCAAGAGCAGCTCATGCTATATCGCTTGTTATGCCTTTGGATGAACAGCTAAATTGCTTTAATGATAGCAATATCATAGAACAAATAGAAAAAGAAGAATTAATAGAAAAAATCAACGCAGTTTTGGAAGAATTCAAAGAAAGAGAAAAGCTTGTAATACAGCTTTATTATTATGAAGAATTAAATTTAAAAGAAATCGCAGAGATTTTAGAGATTAGCGAGTCAAGAATTTCACAAATTCATAAGCGTTTGCTTAAGAAGATTAGAGAAAGGCTAGTTTAA
- the fliM gene encoding flagellar motor switch protein FliM, with protein MAEILSQEEIDALLEVVDDDSDESTATSKLEEIEDKRDIVVYDFKRPNRVSKEQLRSIKGIHDKLARNLASQISSMMRSIVEIKLHSVDQMTYGEFLMSLPSPTSFNVFSIKPLDGNCVLEINPSIAFPMIDRLLGGQGESFDTLRELTEIELNLLDSILRIIMQRLKESWMNVTEIYPSVEAKESSPNVVQIVSQNEIVIMVVMEIIIGNSSGMVNICYPVVHLESILSRLANRDIMMGETSAKKSRNKELKTLIGRAEVIYEAMLGKTFINVNEFLDLKQGDILKLDRSADDKAIVAIDKKEVFLAQVGLHRFRKSIKILELIKTDKDEIKEMLEKYEDERRAKANSYDDNEELEEEDDDQ; from the coding sequence ATGGCTGAGATACTTTCCCAAGAAGAAATTGATGCTCTTTTAGAAGTTGTTGATGATGATAGCGATGAGAGTACAGCTACATCAAAACTAGAAGAAATAGAAGATAAAAGAGATATAGTAGTATATGATTTTAAGCGTCCAAATAGGGTTTCTAAAGAACAGCTTCGTTCTATCAAAGGGATTCATGATAAATTAGCAAGAAATCTTGCTTCTCAAATTTCATCCATGATGAGAAGTATAGTTGAGATTAAACTACATTCAGTGGATCAAATGACTTATGGTGAGTTTTTGATGTCTTTACCTTCGCCAACAAGCTTTAACGTTTTTTCGATTAAGCCTTTAGATGGAAACTGTGTTTTAGAGATTAATCCAAGTATTGCTTTCCCTATGATAGATAGACTTTTGGGTGGTCAAGGGGAAAGTTTTGACACCTTAAGAGAGCTTACAGAAATCGAGCTTAATTTGCTTGATTCTATTTTGCGTATTATTATGCAAAGGCTTAAAGAAAGCTGGATGAATGTTACAGAAATTTATCCAAGCGTAGAGGCAAAAGAGTCAAGTCCAAATGTTGTGCAAATTGTTTCACAAAATGAGATTGTTATCATGGTGGTAATGGAGATTATCATCGGAAATTCAAGTGGTATGGTAAATATTTGTTATCCTGTTGTGCATTTGGAAAGTATTTTGAGCCGTTTGGCAAATCGTGATATTATGATGGGTGAAACTTCAGCTAAAAAATCAAGAAATAAAGAACTTAAAACCTTGATCGGTCGTGCTGAGGTAATTTATGAAGCTATGCTTGGTAAAACTTTTATCAATGTGAATGAATTTTTAGATTTAAAACAAGGGGATATTTTAAAGCTTGATAGAAGTGCAGATGATAAAGCTATAGTAGCTATTGATAAAAAAGAAGTATTTTTAGCTCAAGTGGGGCTTCATAGATTTAGAAAGTCAATTAAAATCTTAGAACTTATCAAAACTGATAAAGATGAGATTAAAGAAATGCTTGAAAAATATGAAGATGAAAGAAGAGCAAAAGCAAATTCGTATGATGATAATGAAGAACTAGAAGAGGAAGACGATGATCAATGA
- the fliY gene encoding flagellar motor switch protein FliY: protein MINDFLGIFVNECVSTIEGLTGKSAEFSEYYEYDVNSQDSMTPPLVSATFSVNNEMKIKILASAVLMSAIGEWMMGEEEISKNSELNEDEMDAAKEAIQNIISAFSTTLGAQKEIPKMEFSLENCEFVADSLELGGFHKLYLYNVKIADLEEKISLVFDEKIYKILTKTDLEEIVATNEDHTQDHKALANVEELRNIGLIMDVRLPIRVRIGSKKMLLKDVLTMDIGSVIELDQLANDPLEILIGDKKIAYGEVVIVDGNFGVQITEIGSKKERLEQLR, encoded by the coding sequence ATGATCAATGATTTTTTAGGCATATTCGTTAATGAATGTGTAAGTACAATAGAAGGTTTAACAGGAAAAAGTGCTGAATTTAGCGAGTATTATGAATATGATGTAAATTCTCAAGATTCTATGACTCCGCCATTAGTTAGCGCTACTTTTAGCGTTAATAATGAAATGAAAATCAAAATCCTAGCCAGTGCAGTTTTAATGAGTGCAATTGGTGAGTGGATGATGGGAGAAGAAGAAATCTCCAAAAACAGTGAGCTAAATGAAGATGAAATGGATGCAGCCAAAGAAGCTATACAAAATATCATCTCAGCATTTTCTACAACTTTAGGTGCACAAAAAGAAATTCCAAAAATGGAGTTTAGTCTAGAAAATTGTGAATTTGTTGCAGATAGCTTAGAACTTGGTGGTTTTCATAAGCTATATTTATATAATGTAAAAATAGCTGATTTAGAAGAAAAAATTTCTTTAGTATTTGATGAAAAAATTTATAAGATTTTAACCAAAACTGACTTAGAGGAAATCGTAGCAACAAATGAAGATCATACGCAAGATCATAAGGCCTTGGCTAATGTAGAAGAGCTAAGAAATATCGGTTTGATTATGGATGTGCGTTTGCCTATAAGAGTGCGTATAGGTAGTAAAAAAATGCTTTTAAAAGATGTTTTAACTATGGATATAGGTTCGGTTATCGAGCTTGATCAATTAGCAAATGATCCTTTAGAAATTTTAATAGGTGATAAAAAAATCGCTTATGGGGAAGTGGTTATCGTAGATGGAAACTTTGGAGTGCAAATTACTGAGATAGGCTCTAAAAAAGAAAGATTAGAACAACTAAGATGA
- a CDS encoding LOG family protein has product MKEYIIEDVTYLKELEKIQKGITFFGSARLKADNEYCILASKLAQKLADLGYSIISGGGGGIMQAANYGAMQSQTSHLKSFGFNIHLPFEQKANDFLEYNITFKSLAIRKMALIQKSLAFVIFPGGFGTLDEFFEILTLKQLSFKKDVPIILVGQKFWQPLDEFIKTSLLELGTISKNDELKYSISDDLDEIIRMIKEKDENSCCDEWGCG; this is encoded by the coding sequence ATGAAAGAATATATCATTGAGGATGTTACCTATCTTAAAGAATTAGAAAAAATTCAAAAAGGCATAACCTTTTTTGGTTCTGCTAGATTAAAAGCAGATAATGAGTATTGTATTTTGGCTTCAAAATTAGCTCAAAAGTTAGCAGATCTTGGTTATAGTATCATCAGTGGTGGTGGCGGTGGTATTATGCAAGCTGCAAATTATGGGGCTATGCAAAGTCAAACTTCACACTTAAAATCTTTTGGATTTAATATACATTTACCATTTGAGCAAAAAGCAAATGACTTTTTAGAGTATAATATCACTTTTAAGAGCTTAGCCATTCGCAAAATGGCTCTTATTCAAAAGAGTCTAGCTTTTGTGATTTTCCCAGGCGGCTTTGGAACATTAGATGAATTTTTTGAAATTCTTACTCTTAAACAACTTAGTTTTAAAAAAGATGTTCCTATTATTTTAGTTGGGCAAAAATTTTGGCAACCTCTTGATGAATTTATCAAAACTTCTTTACTAGAACTTGGAACTATATCTAAAAATGATGAGTTAAAGTATAGTATAAGTGATGATTTAGATGAAATTATAAGAATGATAAAGGAAAAAGATGAAAATTCTTGTTGCGATGAGTGGGGGTGTGGATAG
- the mnmA gene encoding tRNA 2-thiouridine(34) synthase MnmA, whose product MKILVAMSGGVDSTVTAYKLKQAGHEIIGCYMKLHGKANYHEENIQKVEKVAKFLDIKYHILDLQEDFKNQVYMPFVNTYKEGKTPNPCALCNRFIKLGKLSEFAKSLGCEKLATGHYARIENGLIKTAVDESKDQSYFLANADKKALEYLIFPLGEMKKEDVKKFASTIDVLKSFATQKESSEICFVEDTYVQVLDQFMDTKIPGIVRDSSGKEVGKHEGYMHYTIGKRRGFEVRGAHEPHFVLKIDPKKNEIIVGKKEELKISEFKLDNINLFIDAKEIDCEVKIRYRSRSTPCKVLINEDKSAKIILQEPVYGLASGQMAVFYDKDLVLASGFIK is encoded by the coding sequence ATGAAAATTCTTGTTGCGATGAGTGGGGGTGTGGATAGTACTGTAACTGCTTATAAATTAAAACAAGCAGGACATGAGATCATAGGTTGTTATATGAAGCTTCATGGAAAAGCTAATTATCATGAAGAAAATATACAAAAAGTTGAAAAAGTTGCTAAATTTTTAGACATTAAATACCATATTTTAGACTTACAAGAAGATTTTAAAAATCAAGTTTATATGCCTTTTGTTAATACTTACAAAGAAGGAAAGACGCCAAATCCTTGTGCTTTGTGTAATCGCTTTATCAAGCTTGGCAAGCTTTCGGAATTTGCTAAGAGTTTGGGTTGTGAAAAATTAGCCACAGGTCATTATGCAAGGATAGAAAATGGTTTGATTAAAACTGCAGTTGATGAGAGTAAGGATCAAAGCTATTTTTTAGCAAATGCAGATAAAAAGGCTTTAGAGTATTTGATTTTCCCTCTTGGAGAGATGAAAAAAGAAGATGTGAAAAAATTTGCTTCTACAATCGATGTTTTAAAATCTTTTGCAACACAAAAGGAAAGTTCTGAGATTTGTTTTGTGGAAGATACTTATGTGCAAGTTTTAGATCAGTTTATGGATACTAAAATTCCAGGTATTGTAAGAGATAGTAGCGGTAAAGAAGTAGGAAAACACGAAGGTTATATGCACTATACCATAGGTAAAAGAAGAGGTTTTGAAGTGCGTGGGGCTCATGAGCCACATTTTGTATTAAAAATTGATCCTAAAAAAAATGAAATCATAGTAGGTAAAAAAGAAGAGCTTAAGATAAGTGAATTTAAGCTTGATAATATTAATTTATTTATCGATGCTAAAGAAATAGATTGTGAAGTAAAAATACGCTATAGGTCAAGATCAACCCCGTGTAAAGTTTTGATTAATGAAGATAAGAGTGCAAAAATCATCTTACAAGAGCCTGTTTATGGGCTTGCTAGCGGGCAAATGGCAGTATTTTATGATAAAGATTTAGTTCTTGCAAGCGGATTTATAAAATAA
- a CDS encoding phosphatidylglycerophosphatase A family protein → MQKLFLTFFYSGSISKAPGTFGTIAALIPAFFILRYLGVETLILLAILLFLISIKIIDQYEKQTGIHDDKHIVIDEVVGVFLALAICGQSVFTFLLSFVLFRFFDITKPSIIGKIDKKTKGGLGVMLDDVLAGIFAGLFSAVIYGILLKFDLLWFDISIMEIF, encoded by the coding sequence ATGCAAAAATTATTTTTAACTTTTTTTTATTCAGGTAGTATTAGTAAAGCTCCAGGAACCTTTGGCACGATAGCAGCGCTAATCCCTGCTTTTTTTATTTTAAGGTATTTAGGCGTAGAAACTTTAATCTTACTTGCTATTTTACTTTTTTTAATCTCTATAAAAATCATCGATCAGTATGAAAAACAAACAGGCATACACGATGATAAACACATCGTTATAGATGAAGTTGTTGGGGTGTTTTTAGCCTTGGCAATTTGCGGACAGAGTGTTTTTACTTTTTTACTTTCTTTTGTTTTGTTCAGATTTTTTGATATCACAAAACCATCTATCATAGGTAAAATTGACAAAAAAACCAAAGGTGGTTTAGGGGTAATGCTAGATGATGTTTTAGCAGGAATTTTCGCAGGTTTATTTAGCGCTGTGATTTATGGAATTTTACTTAAATTTGATCTTTTATGGTTTGATATAAGCATTATGGAGATATTTTAA
- a CDS encoding ATP sulfurylase (sulfate adenylyltransferase) produces MALQRKNSIIISEEEYEVLCFIKEGIFGSFTKLMNQKERDEVLATGMIHNQKIPYTLTFAPASTEENNTVLKNAKVGDKIDFICNDKIIGHIILESKFENDKNSNDIFRPNACLIQDFGKTCISGEFEIYHNHIKAIKEDFEKIKKRLNPSNITAIVSSFDPFHRAHERILRWAIEQSDLVIIFLIESYENNGLSLKLKKRCFDVFAQNYLPSSRVLLIPLHNIKIFASHLNPVLECALAKSFDCNKLFVGQNHAGLGMYFNQNRAFTVLDDFAKDYNIEVTILPEFVFCDECKMIVSTKSCPHGAHHHMKYHGDSLKNLLRLGIIPPAVFIRREISALILSELFPNRFHNKQNIYSNLFPTHGILEYRSDKEFYEQLIKLHQMSYMV; encoded by the coding sequence ATGGCATTACAAAGAAAAAATAGCATTATAATCTCAGAGGAAGAATACGAGGTTTTATGCTTTATCAAAGAAGGAATTTTTGGTTCTTTTACTAAATTAATGAACCAAAAAGAAAGAGATGAAGTCCTAGCTACTGGAATGATTCATAATCAAAAAATTCCTTATACTCTAACCTTTGCACCCGCTAGCACTGAAGAGAATAATACAGTTTTAAAAAATGCAAAAGTTGGCGATAAAATAGATTTTATCTGCAATGATAAAATCATAGGACATATCATTTTAGAAAGTAAATTTGAAAATGATAAAAACAGCAATGATATTTTTAGACCTAATGCTTGTTTAATTCAAGATTTTGGAAAAACTTGCATTAGTGGGGAATTTGAAATTTATCATAATCATATCAAGGCTATTAAAGAAGATTTTGAAAAAATCAAAAAAAGATTAAACCCTTCCAATATCACTGCCATTGTTTCAAGTTTTGACCCTTTTCACAGAGCGCATGAGAGAATTTTAAGATGGGCTATAGAGCAATCTGATCTAGTGATTATTTTCCTTATAGAATCTTATGAAAATAACGGTTTGAGCTTAAAACTTAAAAAGCGTTGTTTTGATGTTTTTGCACAAAATTACTTACCATCTTCTAGGGTTTTACTCATACCTTTGCATAATATCAAAATTTTTGCCTCACATTTAAATCCAGTTCTTGAATGTGCTTTGGCTAAAAGTTTTGACTGTAATAAGCTTTTTGTAGGACAAAATCATGCAGGACTTGGAATGTATTTTAATCAAAACAGAGCCTTTACTGTACTTGATGACTTTGCAAAAGATTATAATATAGAAGTAACCATACTTCCTGAATTTGTATTTTGCGATGAATGCAAAATGATAGTAAGCACCAAATCATGCCCGCATGGAGCTCATCATCATATGAAATACCATGGCGATTCTTTAAAAAATTTACTTAGACTTGGTATCATTCCACCAGCAGTTTTTATAAGAAGAGAAATTTCAGCTTTGATTTTATCTGAGCTTTTTCCAAATCGCTTTCATAATAAACAAAATATCTATAGCAATCTTTTCCCTACGCATGGTATTTTAGAATATCGAAGCGACAAAGAATTTTATGAGCAACTTATAAAACTTCATCAAATGTCATATATGGTGTAA